The Montipora foliosa isolate CH-2021 chromosome 1, ASM3666993v2, whole genome shotgun sequence DNA segment CAAATGACTGAGATTGTTCTCATTGTAATGCTGAATTTTATCACCGTTCTCGTTTTTACAAAAACCCGCTTTCTTCGTAGGCGTAGACTGTACTTGGTGCTCAATCTGGCGGTTATAGATATGTTGGTTGGGGGATTGTCAGAAACGAATATTTTCCTCAAAATAGGAAATCTGTGCCACATCTGGAAAGTACCCGTTCCGGGAAACGACGAGCGAAATTTATGTACTTTGCACTTATTATTTGTCATCGCTTCCGTGACAAATCTTGTTGCGATTGCGATAGAAAGGATGCACGCAACGTTTCGCCCGTTAAGACACCGCTTCATCAAAAAGCGGACGTATAGTGTCATTATTACCGTAATTTGGGCCACAGCCGCCTCACTAACAACTGCTATAGTCTTGACGACGGACCCGGACGACACAGAATCTTTACTGATTTATTACGAATTGAATTCATTTAATGCGATTTCTCTTTTAGTAATCTGTGCTTGTTACGCATCAATTGCTATAAAAGTTCATCGCGGATTACATCTTCTGCCCCATGGTGCAGTGAgtagagaaagaaaattatCCAAGACATTGTTTATACTGACTGTTGTATCCTTACTTATGTGGCTACCATTTACCATAGGCTCGTTTCTCCAATTCTCCACTGATATTTTAACTTCCTTCCTTATTAAGACGAGAGAgctttggtttaattttgtgTGCATCGTTCTCTTGTACGCCAACTCTCTTTTTAATCCCACTTTGTACGCATTTAGACTACCAGATTTCAGAAGAGCTATGATTTCACTCTTTTGCCGTGCGCGCCAGAGGCGAGTCGTGCCGGTTTTGAATCAAAACGTAATGCACAGGGTCTGAAATGAAAAAGCAAAAGTCTATTCAAGTAATACTGGAAATCATGTATCGCGTAATTAAAGATAACTTCAGCTagaccttttcaaaaggaaataaaaagtaaaaatgaTTAGACAAGTGTATCGCTTTTTGGTATATTTGTAAGGAAAAAAATCCTTGAAGATTATTATCGATGAAGTCCAGGAATTCCTGGTATCTATCGTCGAGCtgttaccctgcgagcagttggtttctcctacgcttcccgagagagaaaccactgctaGCAAgcgttagtttctttgagtgagccgccgtccagcgccaaggacgaataaattaaatttgaaccggtaaaacgagttagttaacttgttttggcgcttgcgcgtgcATTCAGCTACAAGTAACTGCTGCGTTTTggcgagcctgctgtgtaggGATTTCCCACGAAATAAGACGAAGGGCAAGAAAATAGCGTACATTATTTCCCCTGGAATGTAAGATAAGATCTTTGAAATTCGGGACTGTGCTTTCTTTGGCGGTGTTTATTTttcagaaaccacacatgtttaGTAAACATTGCAGTTTAGAGAATTCGACCAAACCACTCGAACCATTCCAGTTTCCCACCCCCTTCAATTTTATATCAAACCGTTCCTTGAATTGCGCAAATCGTGCAATGGAACGGTTATCTGTGCACAGATTTCATTATTCGCTTTAGCAATTATTGTGAATATGCAGACTCTTAACACATCTAAATAAGTAAAGCCTTGTGCAAATGAAAAAACTCGGACAACGTTTAACCCGAAGTCTCTTTTATTCTATGGATAATCTAGTATCCACTGGAGCCTCTATCTTTGCTTTTTCTACctttatttataaaataattaggatagtacgcgcactctcattggtcaatagctgggtttagatgagagtatggaaacacgacTGTGAtgtcacacaaattttgattggctataaagTCGGACGCGCGTTTtaattggctggtaggaaatatgagcgtgtatcaaggaAATCTGTTtgaatcaagaagtaaaaaaaccagcatttaccctcatttgtcgaattatctttgaggaatattttataaaagcaatagaggacttttttccgtgtttccgtagcctcatctaaacactcggggaagctgggagaattctcgacaattatgcaaaccctcgactgcgtctcgggtttgcataactgtctcgaattctctcaagtccccctcgtgtttagatgaggctatggaaacacggaaaacgttctctattgcttaattgGTCCCTCGACTGTTCTTGCATCCCTTTTGTTCATCTTCTTTTAAATCCTTCCGATCTAAGTGATCATGGAGGTTTGAGAGATCCACATTAGGGACATTTAAATTTCCCAAACGTGTGACAACATCCTTCTTCACTGCTGTTACCAGTAGCTCCAAATCTCAACTGTATCAAAGGGGGATCAAAGGAAAGTAAGACACCACTGTCCTCACTCCCATAACGTGTTGCCATTCCTTTCGTAGTTACATCCTCTCCTCGACTCGGGTCTGCGTATGAGCTGAGTGATGAAACTCGACATGAGCATTTGTTATGATTGGCAGGTGTGGCCCCTCCCAGTACGTCATTTTGGTCCCCGTTCGTGACATCCACCACGCAGTGTCACCGACAAAAATAAGAGAACCACGAAATTCCTACTGGATAAATTCTCGTGCTCGCAATGATCTAGGTCAAAAAAATTGGTGATACCTGTTCCCAAGTAGCGGAAGTTGGGAATGTAACTTCCATCTGCTTCAtacccaataggccatttccgagttcatgtctgcctcctcttcaaagcgagtctaagtgcgaagtttttgtgatgataattggttctactttacatatgaaagaaaactaattatcacaagaaaaacttcgcacttagactcgctttaaagaggaggcagacgtgaactcggaaatggcctattacgtGCGCTCTATTTTCGCTGTCGTGACGAAATGACTGTCATCCCAACTCCATGCTCATCAGTCATGTTACAAAATATAGTGAACGGTCTGTCCTCCATCGCCATCAGGATCGATAACATAGAGGCCACTTGTGGCCTGTGGACGGTAGTATTTTACTTCATTGCAGGATTTTTCTAAAGGACCGGGAAATAGAAACATAATGTATGTTACAATTATGTCTACAAGGTTTCTAGGCGTAACACTTTTTTGCCAATCCTTGATCAATTGCACTAGACAATGGGGCAATACACAGCCATTACCACGACTCCTGGGATTGGCTCGGAAAACAATAGACCCAAAtaaacaaccaatcaacgatggaccctaaccctaaaaacaaTAGGACAATCGCTTAGAACTTTATTCAGCATTCTCTTCAGTCCTTAGAATTTTTTTACCGCAAAAATAAAGTTATAGAGCTAATTTTTGGGAATCTTAAATTCCTCCACTCAAACACCCTCAGTTTTCTATTTTTCAGTGAAAGATGTTTTAGCTTGTTTACAGGAATCCTACTGGATGCAAGACGCCCTTCTCGTAACCAGATCCTTGCATCTAGTTTCTGCACGCAAAAGGTAAGAGCCCAGGGAATAAAGCCGGAAGTTTTCGAGGGTGCTTAGTAGACGACAGAAAGACATAAGCCCTAACTGGCGGTCTCAGTCCCGGCcatattttttgaaataattatcaTACGTGGGTCAAATATAGCTTACCTTTTCTTCACAAACAAGGGATTGACggcatttttgcattttttttacttggtTATTAAATTGTCACTCtttttatatttaaaaattattacgTAAATGCCGGGATTATTCGTACATGCAAGTAAGTAATGCTGCGGTAGATTTCGTTGATAGTGACAACACTTGTCAATGTTAACTACAGCAACGCCGTATTTAAGTCAGTGGGACTTATTTTAGTTTGTTCAGGGAATGAAAGTATCGTCAATGTGCCGAAATAAAAGAAGGTGTAACAGAAGAAAAATTAGTAATCCGTGCATACGGCGaaagctactgaaatttaaattgaccaatcagaattcagcgagcgagAAAAACTGTGCTACCCGACGTACAACGTCTTGTCAATTGTTTGCAATTAAAGGGTCAGAAACGAACGAACGTCTGGTGTACTTGTTCTTAggctgttatttgttctttttctaACTATGTTAAGACGAATTCAGTATGATACtttcaagtgtaagaagacttcaaaactgttttgaaaatgtatttatttttgttaattcGCAAAAAGAGACTTTGGTGGCGTCCTTTTGACAGGGTAGAGCGACAACAACGTCGTTTGCGCACAGAAATGCATCGTTCCCGGTGAAAGGGAAAATGATTGGCAGGATAGcagagttttgactgccgcgcgtactgcgggcgcgggttccgtatgcaaggatggtaataggactgagtggagcccaattcggtctgtaatcataaagtgataacaaaatcggacaAATTTTggagtctgtacactgtttctatggtgattgaaaccaaggttgcgattggttgatttaaactacaactttgaatgtgattggcttattgaactgaAATTACTGGATTTTTctaaaaccaatcacaatcgaagaaattgtaatttttatgattaaacaaaacaaattggcACTTAATAAGAGTCCGTCTGGatatttaaattaggctttagaTTCTTGATGAACATCCGAAAAATTGCCCTGGCACTTTCTTATGTCTGGTTGCTGAGCGCAAAAATTCGGGAATCAGTAGACATTTCTTGGAAGCTCTATAAATACTAATAAGGGAAGGTACGTTTTTTATTGGTGGGGGTGGGCCGgggtattttagaatttttttccaaaacagtCGTAGCCCTCCCACTTCCTGGAATGGATTAATGCATGACCCTTCAAAAAAACCCAAACAAAAACATATGgtcctcccccacccccctcgcCCTATCCAAGACAAAAATAACCGGAAGTGGAAATAACAAACTGGAAGTGTCACTCATATAACCATGTTCATCTGCGCACAAAGTACTTAATTGCGTGGCGTGTGGTTGTacggtgaaaacttgaaaatagGCAAGGATGTACGAGGAATAGAAAGAGGGAAATGTGCTTGTGGTGAATGCGAGGATTTCATGAGGTCTGatggagcaacttgtggctGTTTGCCGACTCAACATTCTAAAAAGGATGCCCGCTACTCCTCTGACTCAGTTGATGGCACATCGGCTAAGGGAACAAGTGAAAGCACAGGTCCAGAGAAGAGGAAAGATAAAGACCTAGGGTGGTTCCCGAACCCAAAGGGCAAATATAGTGATGTAGTAGATCGAGTTGTCGGTTCAAGTTCGAGTACCTTAAGTGACGAATCCTCACCTgagactgattttataccagaaccccgcgcggaaacatcaaaatatgggTGAAAGCGGGCACGGGTCGAGAGAGACAATTATGTTAGTTGGGAGAAGATAGTTCTTTGAGAAGTAAATTTTTCGACACCtgtaaaataaatatattttccgctggtattccaagtaattagttgcggtgttttcatttcacacctgccgcacccactattgtgcattctgtttttcatgtatgttaggattggccagttattagtatttataccctccgctgtctcttgagtaccattcacgcttgcggttccatacagtttattcatctttctgCTTTAAGCCCATCTATTCGTGTGATGCCCAACGACCAGATACAGAGCGAAGGTTCGTCCGCTTCGGCTGAAGTATTCCAAACGTCTTCGGGTGACAGTGGAGGCAACTCAGCAGCCGTTGATCAAGTCTTTTCCATGTTCAAAgattttcttgagaaaaaattagaagacaaaggaaagcaaatCGAGCATAGAAGTAAGTTAGATAAAGAAGTTGTGCAGCTAAAGTTCAAAGGAAACCAGAAACAATTTGAGCTTAATGCCGAGCTGGATACCATTTTGGAAAGTATTGAAACCGAGAGCGAAAGCATCGAGCCAAAGTTGTCGCAAATCAAGAAGCTTTCCCAAGAAGGCAGGCAACGTATTCGAAAGCGGCAGAAGCTGATAAAAATCGCTGATAAAAGCATGGACGGCTGGCAGGTCGTAGCCGAGTACGAGTCAGACGAACTTGCATCGGCTCCGAAGATGAAAAACGTCTTAAGAAGGCAAGGGAAGCTGCGAGTCGCAAGAGACGCCAAAAAGAACAACTCTCCAGTGATCGTGGAAAGAAACCAAGAATTGCTTTGGGCACTGATAATCAACTTTTTCGTGGTATAAGATAAAGAGTCTCCTCTATACTTTGTATGTTCATGGGTGTTTTGGATACGCTTGCGCATCCTACCATATTTCTCGTGGCATTTGTTTGTATTACGGGAATTTAAGGGTAAAAtgttttacgttcgtttgagcgaagcgaattagaacgtaaatatattttccgctggtattccaagtaattagttgcggtgttttcatttcacacctgccgcacccactattgtgcattctgtttttcatgtatgttaggattggccagttattagtatttataccctccgctgtctcttgagtaccattcacgcttgcggttccatacagtttatt contains these protein-coding regions:
- the LOC137979045 gene encoding somatostatin receptor type 5-like; this translates as MALPKSVCIPMLAIQMTEIVLIVMLNFITVLVFTKTRFLRRRRLYLVLNLAVIDMLVGGLSETNIFLKIGNLCHIWKVPVPGNDERNLCTLHLLFVIASVTNLVAIAIERMHATFRPLRHRFIKKRTYSVIITVIWATAASLTTAIVLTTDPDDTESLLIYYELNSFNAISLLVICACYASIAIKVHRGLHLLPHGAVSRERKLSKTLFILTVVSLLMWLPFTIGSFLQFSTDILTSFLIKTRELWFNFVCIVLLYANSLFNPTLYAFRLPDFRRAMISLFCRARQRRVVPVLNQNVMHRV
- the LOC137979054 gene encoding uncharacterized protein, translated to MPNDQIQSEGSSASAEVFQTSSGDSGGNSAAVDQVFSMFKDFLEKKLEDKGKQIEHRSKLDKEVVQLKFKGNQKQFELNAELDTILESIETESESIEPTPKMKNVLRRQGKLRVARDAKKNNSPVIVERNQELLWALIINFFVAVETLLATSSAVSNAANLDTGLSTANPCSGREVTSPLATILSLESPTTSQPQANQLNKSNDDALAQVHQFTQDYELES